One genomic region from Mesorhizobium terrae encodes:
- a CDS encoding ETC complex I subunit, whose protein sequence is MSARIFSPAKTAMQSGKARTGNWVLEFDPEQPRKIDPLMGYTTSGDMKSQIKLSFDTREEAVAYAEKQGLAYRVEEPKEAKRRQISYADNFRYDRRTPWTH, encoded by the coding sequence ATGTCCGCACGCATCTTCAGCCCAGCCAAGACCGCCATGCAGTCGGGCAAGGCAAGAACCGGCAACTGGGTGCTCGAATTCGACCCCGAGCAGCCGCGCAAGATCGATCCGCTGATGGGCTACACGACCTCCGGCGACATGAAGAGCCAGATCAAGCTGTCCTTCGACACGCGCGAGGAAGCCGTCGCCTATGCCGAGAAGCAGGGCTTGGCCTACAGGGTCGAGGAACCCAAGGAAGCCAAGCGCCGGCAGATTTCCTATGCGGATAATTTCCGCTATGACCGCCGTACGCCGTGGACGCACTGA
- a CDS encoding FadR/GntR family transcriptional regulator, which produces MSQIRLPPIQTTARDDAVLAALADFVLQETLGPGDKLPTERILADRLRVSRNTVREALTRWEGLGLVERRQGSGTFLKAAVSPHMLHMPLTLAGGNDFASLMQTLEVRRALEAEAAALCALRTGPADLDLIHHKLEAMEEAFHSRAGMSSDEDWEFHQAIYRASGNPLFEQLISAMHEMFHRFWEHPLGVRDFGHASFPYHRTIYERIAARDPEGARAEALKLIATVEADLRRGAARIQARQT; this is translated from the coding sequence ATGAGCCAGATCCGCCTCCCTCCGATCCAGACCACGGCGCGCGATGACGCCGTGCTGGCGGCGCTGGCGGATTTTGTCCTTCAGGAGACACTTGGCCCCGGCGACAAACTGCCCACCGAGCGTATCCTGGCCGACCGGCTGAGGGTCAGCCGCAACACCGTTCGCGAGGCTTTGACGCGCTGGGAAGGTCTTGGGCTGGTCGAGCGCCGGCAGGGCAGCGGTACCTTTCTCAAGGCGGCCGTCTCCCCGCATATGCTGCACATGCCGCTGACGCTGGCCGGCGGCAACGACTTCGCCAGCCTGATGCAGACGCTGGAGGTGCGCCGCGCCTTGGAGGCCGAGGCCGCTGCCTTGTGCGCGCTGCGCACCGGCCCTGCCGATCTCGACCTTATCCACCATAAGCTGGAAGCGATGGAAGAAGCCTTCCACAGCCGCGCCGGCATGTCGTCGGACGAAGACTGGGAGTTCCACCAGGCCATCTACCGCGCTTCCGGCAACCCGCTGTTCGAGCAGCTGATCTCGGCCATGCACGAGATGTTCCACCGTTTTTGGGAACACCCGTTGGGCGTGCGCGACTTCGGCCACGCCTCGTTTCCCTACCATCGCACCATTTACGAGCGCATCGCCGCCCGCGACCCCGAAGGCGCGCGCGCCGAGGCGCTGAAACTGATCGCCACCGTCGAAGCCGACCTCAGGCGCGGCGCGGCGAGAATACAGGCAAGGCAGACATGA
- a CDS encoding PLP-dependent transferase, whose amino-acid sequence MNDHRPIPDTDYIAEAATLLAHDDAFDSGAVVPPIYQTSLFTFGSYAEMADTFAGKRRQPIYSRGDNPTVMEFEKRVAALEGAEAARGFASGMAAISATVLAFVGAGDRIVAVRNCYGDAYRLFERLLPRLNIKVDYVDGSDPDAVAAALPGAKLLYLESPTSMMFELQDLPHLTRLAREHGIVTTIDNSWATPVFQKPIAHGVDLVLHSASKYLGGHSDTVAGVVAGSADHIRRINEQTYSYLGGKLSPFDAWLLLRGLRTLPLRLPHHMKSGLTIAERLKAHGKVERVNHPVYSNHPGKATLAGYTGLFSFEVTDDVDIPAFVDALTYFRIGVSWGGHESLVVPAKASLEQTPGVNSMARFGVSPRTIRVNIGLEDVEDLWSDIAQAFEKSKK is encoded by the coding sequence ATGAACGACCATCGCCCGATCCCCGACACCGATTACATCGCCGAGGCCGCGACGCTGCTGGCGCATGACGATGCGTTCGACAGCGGAGCGGTGGTGCCGCCGATCTACCAGACCTCGCTCTTCACCTTCGGCAGCTACGCCGAAATGGCCGACACCTTTGCCGGCAAACGGCGCCAACCGATCTATTCGCGCGGCGACAATCCGACGGTGATGGAGTTCGAGAAACGCGTCGCGGCGCTGGAAGGGGCGGAAGCGGCGCGCGGTTTCGCCAGCGGCATGGCGGCGATCAGCGCGACCGTGCTTGCCTTTGTCGGCGCAGGCGACCGCATCGTCGCGGTGCGCAATTGCTATGGCGATGCCTATCGCCTGTTCGAGCGCCTGCTGCCGCGCCTCAACATCAAGGTCGACTATGTCGACGGCTCGGACCCGGACGCCGTTGCCGCTGCCCTGCCCGGCGCCAAGCTGCTCTATCTCGAGAGCCCTACCTCGATGATGTTCGAGCTGCAGGACCTGCCGCATCTGACCCGGCTGGCAAGGGAACATGGCATCGTCACCACCATCGACAATTCCTGGGCGACGCCGGTCTTCCAGAAGCCGATCGCGCATGGCGTCGATCTCGTCCTGCATTCGGCCTCGAAATATCTCGGCGGCCATAGCGACACTGTTGCGGGCGTCGTGGCCGGTTCGGCTGACCACATCCGCCGCATCAACGAGCAGACCTATTCCTATCTCGGCGGCAAGCTGTCGCCCTTCGACGCCTGGCTTCTGCTGCGCGGCTTGCGCACGCTGCCGCTGCGCCTGCCGCACCACATGAAAAGCGGCCTGACGATTGCCGAACGGCTGAAGGCGCACGGGAAGGTCGAGCGCGTCAATCATCCCGTCTATTCGAACCATCCGGGCAAGGCGACGCTTGCCGGTTACACCGGCCTGTTCTCCTTCGAGGTGACCGACGACGTCGACATCCCGGCTTTTGTCGACGCATTGACCTATTTCCGCATCGGCGTGTCGTGGGGCGGCCATGAAAGCCTGGTCGTGCCGGCCAAGGCTTCCCTGGAACAGACGCCCGGAGTGAATTCCATGGCGCGCTTCGGCGTCAGCCCAAGAACCATCCGTGTCAACATCGGATTGGAAGATGTCGAGGATTTGTGGAGCGACATCGCACAAGCCTTTGAAAAATCAAAAAAATAA